One window of the Xiphias gladius isolate SHS-SW01 ecotype Sanya breed wild chromosome 11, ASM1685928v1, whole genome shotgun sequence genome contains the following:
- the znf451 gene encoding E3 SUMO-protein ligase ZNF451 isoform X2 has product MSSPAQADEDEVEEEVEFVSLEDKITRHKARVTSTLDRLAHQVALEKKERADRCRAFKEKQILQRAHGQQELAFSTANGVNQEAKRCVDMWLKMPGPQPGVIAAGSGRRHRPTSFPRNSLTRHTCPVINCGRVYDNASLLDGHLKRFDHSPCDPAINLKGCPSELFACVACGQHFQTKEAWRKHLETKVSSSTADAHRITQTYQRIVCFACPACYLLFNLRDECLQHMSAKNHFTEALAMNEPRGRALPVPVPQYVKNYFIALCKDTAFNVRCSLCHKVLMSHQTAQAHFNVYCRQGCAVAKADKTIVQVMKQLQVRGQCSLCCKIFLSQAEIERHKESAQHDVEVNQTMEKALLQYCRFGEIQHTQRAKEAQGKRKSTGFETPFQKHQRKSDCEIFPAKRQRHSPIVNGSTSRNSATAWYCECGLQFSEEAAASKHLLAVNQIFHQCGVCGKHMGESSITRLHMSRFHGGAHLSNFLFYCRKCRVEMPRYEDILSHVSEAHSGHTYFTEQEVSEEVATVIDAKPSTSKEVPLHSSSKSIVQQHTVEPSTSKAEQTWMCRMCEDIFDSEAAVHKHCRDVSTHSFQRFICGHCPQKFFKESTVRRHCMNEHNGQIKSSHFCGLCDSMQFESEGEFLEHYKSLHSKDYYCMDDVEVVQPTVAEGTSQLTCPCMGSEKSKEEMKTTYTQCMRSLAAEGKCQYVCTPCCVSMPSYAQMKTHVHTKHAALNLDKTFDVECKACQESFTGVPSFHKHYHSRHCTLEPCMSSRTCKKGMKAEPTTVKILHAVEIKPDKNESEDETRGEVLNIYQASKESEANENGSDEEMKHALSLIEDEARESAELEEALKRSLLEF; this is encoded by the exons CTCGAAGATAAAATCACCCGTCACAAAGCACGTGTTACGTCTACACTGGACAGACTAGCTCACCAGGTGGCGCTAGAGAAAAAGGAACGAGCAGATAGGTGCAGAGCGTTCAAG GAGAAGCAAATCTTACAGAGAGCTCATGGACAGCAGGAGTTGGCTTTTAGTACTGCAAATGGAGTTAATCAGGAAGCAAAGCGCTGTGTAGACATGTGGTTAAAGATGCCAG gTCCTCAACCTGGAGTGATCGCTGCTGGTTCTGGAAGAAGGCACAGACCTACTTCTTTCCCCAGAAACAGTTTAACTAGACACACTTGTCCAGTGATTAACTGTGGTCGAGTTTATGACAATGCATCCCTCCTTGATGGGCACTTAAAAAG GTTTGATCATTCCCCTTGTGATCCAGCTATCAATCTGAAGGGATGTCCATCTGAGCTCTTTGCCTGTGTTGCGTGTGGGCAACATTTTCAGACCAAAGAAGCATGGAGGAAACATCTTGAGACTAAG GTGTCCTCATCTACTGCTGATGCTCACAGGATCACTCAGACCTATCAGCGGATTGTGTGTTTTGCCTGTCCGGCCTGCTACCTTCTCTTCAACCTCCGAGATGAGTGTCTTCAGCACATGTCAGCCAAAAACCACTTCACAGAGGCACTCGCCATGAATG AACCCAGAGGGCGAGCACTGCCAGTTCCTGTCCCACAATATGTTAAGAATTATTTCATTGCTTTGTGCAAGGATACAGCGTTCAATGTCCGATGCTCTTTATGTCACAAAGTACTGATGTCGCACCAGACAGCTCAAGCTCACTTTAa tgtGTACTGCAGACAAGGCTGTGCCGTGGCCAAGGCTGATAAAACAATAGTGCAGGTGATGAAACAGCTGCAAGTGCGAGGGCAGTGCTCTCTCTGCTGTAAAATCTTCCTCAGCCAAGCTGAAATTGAGAGACACAAAGAATCGGCCCAGCATGATGTGGAGGTCAACCAAACAATGGAGAAAGCACTTCTTCAGTACTGCAGGTTTGGTGAAATTCAACACACCCAGAGGGCTAAAGAGGCACAGGGGAAGAGAAAGTCCACTGGCTTTGAAACACCTTTTCAAAAACACCAGAGGAAAAGTGattgtgaaatatttccagCCAAACGGCAGAGACATAGCCCGATCGTGAATGGCAGCACAAGTAGAAACTCAGCAACAGCATGGTACTGCGAGTGTGGACTACAATTCTCAGAGGAGGCTGCGGCCAGTAAGCACCTCCTGGCTGTGAACCAGATTTTCCAtcagtgtggtgtgtgtggcAAACACATGGGAGAGTCTTCAATTACCCGCCTGCATATGAGTCGCTTTCATGGGGGAGCTCATCTCTCCAACTTCCTCTTCTACTGCCGTAAGTGCAGAGTGGAAATGCCCCGGTATGAAGATATCCTGTCGCACGTGTCAGAAGCTCACAGCGGACACACCTACTTCACTGAACAAGAAGTGTCTGAGGAGGTCGCCACAGTCATCGACGCCAAGCCGTCCACCAGCAAAGAAGTCCCCCTTCATTCATCCTCCAAGTCCATAGTCCAGCAACACACAGTAGAGCCATCTACTTCAAAAGCAGAGCAAACTTGGATGTGCAGGATGTGCGAGGATATCTTTGACTCAGAAGCGGCCGTCCACAAACACTGCCGTGACGTGAGCACTCACAGCTTCCAGCGGTTCATCTGTGGACACTGTCCTCAGAAGTTCTTTAAAGAGTCCACTGTACGTAGACACTGTATGAATGAGCACAATGGGCAGATAAAGAGCTCCCACTTCTGTGGCCTCTGCGACAGCATGCAGTTTGAATCTGAAGGCGAGTTCTTGGAGCACTACAAGAGTCTTCACAGTAAGGACTACTACTGTATGGATGATGTTGAAGTTGTGCAGCCTACTGTTGCTGAAGGCACCAGCCAGCTTACATGCCCATGCATGGGTTCAGAAAAGAgtaaagaggaaatgaaaactaCATATACACAATGCATGAGGAGTCTGGCCgctgaaggaaaatgtcagtATGTGTGTACTCCTTGTTGTGTATCTATGCCTTCCTATGCCCAGATGAAGACTCATGTCCACACAAAACATGCAGCCTTGAACCTGGACAAGACCTTTGATGTAGAATGCAAAGCTTGCCAGGAGAGTTTTACGGGTGTACCGAGTTTCCATAAACACTATCACTCACGACACTGTACACTGGAACCCTGCATGAGCTCCAGGACCTGCAAGAAAGGCATGAAAGCAGAACCCaccactgtaaaaatactccatgcTGTGGAGATCAAACCAGACAAAAATG AGAGTGAAGACGAAACACGGGGGGAGGTTCTGAACATCTATCAAGCCAGCAAAGAGAGTGAAGCAAATGAAA ATggttcagatgaggagatgaagCACGCACTGTCTTTGATTGAAGACGAAGCAAGAGAGTCAGCAG agttGGAAGAAGCTCTTAAAAGAAGTCTTCTGGAATTCTAA
- the znf451 gene encoding E3 SUMO-protein ligase ZNF451 isoform X1, with translation MSSPAQADEDEVEEEVEFVSEGPLRPVLECIDLLSDSEDEGCSSLAGALEDKITRHKARVTSTLDRLAHQVALEKKERADRCRAFKEKQILQRAHGQQELAFSTANGVNQEAKRCVDMWLKMPGPQPGVIAAGSGRRHRPTSFPRNSLTRHTCPVINCGRVYDNASLLDGHLKRFDHSPCDPAINLKGCPSELFACVACGQHFQTKEAWRKHLETKVSSSTADAHRITQTYQRIVCFACPACYLLFNLRDECLQHMSAKNHFTEALAMNEPRGRALPVPVPQYVKNYFIALCKDTAFNVRCSLCHKVLMSHQTAQAHFNVYCRQGCAVAKADKTIVQVMKQLQVRGQCSLCCKIFLSQAEIERHKESAQHDVEVNQTMEKALLQYCRFGEIQHTQRAKEAQGKRKSTGFETPFQKHQRKSDCEIFPAKRQRHSPIVNGSTSRNSATAWYCECGLQFSEEAAASKHLLAVNQIFHQCGVCGKHMGESSITRLHMSRFHGGAHLSNFLFYCRKCRVEMPRYEDILSHVSEAHSGHTYFTEQEVSEEVATVIDAKPSTSKEVPLHSSSKSIVQQHTVEPSTSKAEQTWMCRMCEDIFDSEAAVHKHCRDVSTHSFQRFICGHCPQKFFKESTVRRHCMNEHNGQIKSSHFCGLCDSMQFESEGEFLEHYKSLHSKDYYCMDDVEVVQPTVAEGTSQLTCPCMGSEKSKEEMKTTYTQCMRSLAAEGKCQYVCTPCCVSMPSYAQMKTHVHTKHAALNLDKTFDVECKACQESFTGVPSFHKHYHSRHCTLEPCMSSRTCKKGMKAEPTTVKILHAVEIKPDKNESEDETRGEVLNIYQASKESEANENGSDEEMKHALSLIEDEARESAELEEALKRSLLEF, from the exons CTCGAAGATAAAATCACCCGTCACAAAGCACGTGTTACGTCTACACTGGACAGACTAGCTCACCAGGTGGCGCTAGAGAAAAAGGAACGAGCAGATAGGTGCAGAGCGTTCAAG GAGAAGCAAATCTTACAGAGAGCTCATGGACAGCAGGAGTTGGCTTTTAGTACTGCAAATGGAGTTAATCAGGAAGCAAAGCGCTGTGTAGACATGTGGTTAAAGATGCCAG gTCCTCAACCTGGAGTGATCGCTGCTGGTTCTGGAAGAAGGCACAGACCTACTTCTTTCCCCAGAAACAGTTTAACTAGACACACTTGTCCAGTGATTAACTGTGGTCGAGTTTATGACAATGCATCCCTCCTTGATGGGCACTTAAAAAG GTTTGATCATTCCCCTTGTGATCCAGCTATCAATCTGAAGGGATGTCCATCTGAGCTCTTTGCCTGTGTTGCGTGTGGGCAACATTTTCAGACCAAAGAAGCATGGAGGAAACATCTTGAGACTAAG GTGTCCTCATCTACTGCTGATGCTCACAGGATCACTCAGACCTATCAGCGGATTGTGTGTTTTGCCTGTCCGGCCTGCTACCTTCTCTTCAACCTCCGAGATGAGTGTCTTCAGCACATGTCAGCCAAAAACCACTTCACAGAGGCACTCGCCATGAATG AACCCAGAGGGCGAGCACTGCCAGTTCCTGTCCCACAATATGTTAAGAATTATTTCATTGCTTTGTGCAAGGATACAGCGTTCAATGTCCGATGCTCTTTATGTCACAAAGTACTGATGTCGCACCAGACAGCTCAAGCTCACTTTAa tgtGTACTGCAGACAAGGCTGTGCCGTGGCCAAGGCTGATAAAACAATAGTGCAGGTGATGAAACAGCTGCAAGTGCGAGGGCAGTGCTCTCTCTGCTGTAAAATCTTCCTCAGCCAAGCTGAAATTGAGAGACACAAAGAATCGGCCCAGCATGATGTGGAGGTCAACCAAACAATGGAGAAAGCACTTCTTCAGTACTGCAGGTTTGGTGAAATTCAACACACCCAGAGGGCTAAAGAGGCACAGGGGAAGAGAAAGTCCACTGGCTTTGAAACACCTTTTCAAAAACACCAGAGGAAAAGTGattgtgaaatatttccagCCAAACGGCAGAGACATAGCCCGATCGTGAATGGCAGCACAAGTAGAAACTCAGCAACAGCATGGTACTGCGAGTGTGGACTACAATTCTCAGAGGAGGCTGCGGCCAGTAAGCACCTCCTGGCTGTGAACCAGATTTTCCAtcagtgtggtgtgtgtggcAAACACATGGGAGAGTCTTCAATTACCCGCCTGCATATGAGTCGCTTTCATGGGGGAGCTCATCTCTCCAACTTCCTCTTCTACTGCCGTAAGTGCAGAGTGGAAATGCCCCGGTATGAAGATATCCTGTCGCACGTGTCAGAAGCTCACAGCGGACACACCTACTTCACTGAACAAGAAGTGTCTGAGGAGGTCGCCACAGTCATCGACGCCAAGCCGTCCACCAGCAAAGAAGTCCCCCTTCATTCATCCTCCAAGTCCATAGTCCAGCAACACACAGTAGAGCCATCTACTTCAAAAGCAGAGCAAACTTGGATGTGCAGGATGTGCGAGGATATCTTTGACTCAGAAGCGGCCGTCCACAAACACTGCCGTGACGTGAGCACTCACAGCTTCCAGCGGTTCATCTGTGGACACTGTCCTCAGAAGTTCTTTAAAGAGTCCACTGTACGTAGACACTGTATGAATGAGCACAATGGGCAGATAAAGAGCTCCCACTTCTGTGGCCTCTGCGACAGCATGCAGTTTGAATCTGAAGGCGAGTTCTTGGAGCACTACAAGAGTCTTCACAGTAAGGACTACTACTGTATGGATGATGTTGAAGTTGTGCAGCCTACTGTTGCTGAAGGCACCAGCCAGCTTACATGCCCATGCATGGGTTCAGAAAAGAgtaaagaggaaatgaaaactaCATATACACAATGCATGAGGAGTCTGGCCgctgaaggaaaatgtcagtATGTGTGTACTCCTTGTTGTGTATCTATGCCTTCCTATGCCCAGATGAAGACTCATGTCCACACAAAACATGCAGCCTTGAACCTGGACAAGACCTTTGATGTAGAATGCAAAGCTTGCCAGGAGAGTTTTACGGGTGTACCGAGTTTCCATAAACACTATCACTCACGACACTGTACACTGGAACCCTGCATGAGCTCCAGGACCTGCAAGAAAGGCATGAAAGCAGAACCCaccactgtaaaaatactccatgcTGTGGAGATCAAACCAGACAAAAATG AGAGTGAAGACGAAACACGGGGGGAGGTTCTGAACATCTATCAAGCCAGCAAAGAGAGTGAAGCAAATGAAA ATggttcagatgaggagatgaagCACGCACTGTCTTTGATTGAAGACGAAGCAAGAGAGTCAGCAG agttGGAAGAAGCTCTTAAAAGAAGTCTTCTGGAATTCTAA
- the znf451 gene encoding E3 SUMO-protein ligase ZNF451 isoform X3, with product MSSPAQADEDEVEEEVEFVSEGPLRPVLECIDLLSDSEDEGCSSLAGALEDKITRHKARVTSTLDRLAHQVALEKKERADRCRAFKEKQILQRAHGQQELAFSTANGVNQEAKRCVDMWLKMPGPQPGVIAAGSGRRHRPTSFPRNSLTRHTCPVINCGRVYDNASLLDGHLKRFDHSPCDPAINLKGCPSELFACVACGQHFQTKEAWRKHLETKVSSSTADAHRITQTYQRIVCFACPACYLLFNLRDECLQHMSAKNHFTEALAMNEPRGRALPVPVPQYVKNYFIALCKDTAFNVRCSLCHKVLMSHQTAQAHFNVYCRQGCAVAKADKTIVQVMKQLQVRGQCSLCCKIFLSQAEIERHKESAQHDVEVNQTMEKALLQYCRFGEIQHTQRAKEAQGKRKSTGFETPFQKHQRKSDCEIFPAKRQRHSPIVNGSTSRNSATAWYCECGLQFSEEAAASKHLLAVNQIFHQCGVCGKHMGESSITRLHMSRFHGGAHLSNFLFYCRKCRVEMPRYEDILSHVSEAHSGHTYFTEQEVSEEVATVIDAKPSTSKEVPLHSSSKSIVQQHTVEPSTSKAEQTWMCRMCEDIFDSEAAVHKHCRDVSTHSFQRFICGHCPQKFFKESTVRRHCMNEHNGQIKSSHFCGLCDSMQFESEGEFLEHYKSLHSKDYYCMDDVEVVQPTVAEGTSQLTCPCMGSEKSKEEMKTTYTQCMRSLAAEGKCQYVCTPCCVSMPSYAQMKTHVHTKHAALNLDKTFDVECKACQESFTGVPSFHKHYHSRHCTLEPCMSSRTCKKGMKAEPTTVKILHAVEIKPDKNESEDETRGEVLNIYQASKESEANMVQMRR from the exons CTCGAAGATAAAATCACCCGTCACAAAGCACGTGTTACGTCTACACTGGACAGACTAGCTCACCAGGTGGCGCTAGAGAAAAAGGAACGAGCAGATAGGTGCAGAGCGTTCAAG GAGAAGCAAATCTTACAGAGAGCTCATGGACAGCAGGAGTTGGCTTTTAGTACTGCAAATGGAGTTAATCAGGAAGCAAAGCGCTGTGTAGACATGTGGTTAAAGATGCCAG gTCCTCAACCTGGAGTGATCGCTGCTGGTTCTGGAAGAAGGCACAGACCTACTTCTTTCCCCAGAAACAGTTTAACTAGACACACTTGTCCAGTGATTAACTGTGGTCGAGTTTATGACAATGCATCCCTCCTTGATGGGCACTTAAAAAG GTTTGATCATTCCCCTTGTGATCCAGCTATCAATCTGAAGGGATGTCCATCTGAGCTCTTTGCCTGTGTTGCGTGTGGGCAACATTTTCAGACCAAAGAAGCATGGAGGAAACATCTTGAGACTAAG GTGTCCTCATCTACTGCTGATGCTCACAGGATCACTCAGACCTATCAGCGGATTGTGTGTTTTGCCTGTCCGGCCTGCTACCTTCTCTTCAACCTCCGAGATGAGTGTCTTCAGCACATGTCAGCCAAAAACCACTTCACAGAGGCACTCGCCATGAATG AACCCAGAGGGCGAGCACTGCCAGTTCCTGTCCCACAATATGTTAAGAATTATTTCATTGCTTTGTGCAAGGATACAGCGTTCAATGTCCGATGCTCTTTATGTCACAAAGTACTGATGTCGCACCAGACAGCTCAAGCTCACTTTAa tgtGTACTGCAGACAAGGCTGTGCCGTGGCCAAGGCTGATAAAACAATAGTGCAGGTGATGAAACAGCTGCAAGTGCGAGGGCAGTGCTCTCTCTGCTGTAAAATCTTCCTCAGCCAAGCTGAAATTGAGAGACACAAAGAATCGGCCCAGCATGATGTGGAGGTCAACCAAACAATGGAGAAAGCACTTCTTCAGTACTGCAGGTTTGGTGAAATTCAACACACCCAGAGGGCTAAAGAGGCACAGGGGAAGAGAAAGTCCACTGGCTTTGAAACACCTTTTCAAAAACACCAGAGGAAAAGTGattgtgaaatatttccagCCAAACGGCAGAGACATAGCCCGATCGTGAATGGCAGCACAAGTAGAAACTCAGCAACAGCATGGTACTGCGAGTGTGGACTACAATTCTCAGAGGAGGCTGCGGCCAGTAAGCACCTCCTGGCTGTGAACCAGATTTTCCAtcagtgtggtgtgtgtggcAAACACATGGGAGAGTCTTCAATTACCCGCCTGCATATGAGTCGCTTTCATGGGGGAGCTCATCTCTCCAACTTCCTCTTCTACTGCCGTAAGTGCAGAGTGGAAATGCCCCGGTATGAAGATATCCTGTCGCACGTGTCAGAAGCTCACAGCGGACACACCTACTTCACTGAACAAGAAGTGTCTGAGGAGGTCGCCACAGTCATCGACGCCAAGCCGTCCACCAGCAAAGAAGTCCCCCTTCATTCATCCTCCAAGTCCATAGTCCAGCAACACACAGTAGAGCCATCTACTTCAAAAGCAGAGCAAACTTGGATGTGCAGGATGTGCGAGGATATCTTTGACTCAGAAGCGGCCGTCCACAAACACTGCCGTGACGTGAGCACTCACAGCTTCCAGCGGTTCATCTGTGGACACTGTCCTCAGAAGTTCTTTAAAGAGTCCACTGTACGTAGACACTGTATGAATGAGCACAATGGGCAGATAAAGAGCTCCCACTTCTGTGGCCTCTGCGACAGCATGCAGTTTGAATCTGAAGGCGAGTTCTTGGAGCACTACAAGAGTCTTCACAGTAAGGACTACTACTGTATGGATGATGTTGAAGTTGTGCAGCCTACTGTTGCTGAAGGCACCAGCCAGCTTACATGCCCATGCATGGGTTCAGAAAAGAgtaaagaggaaatgaaaactaCATATACACAATGCATGAGGAGTCTGGCCgctgaaggaaaatgtcagtATGTGTGTACTCCTTGTTGTGTATCTATGCCTTCCTATGCCCAGATGAAGACTCATGTCCACACAAAACATGCAGCCTTGAACCTGGACAAGACCTTTGATGTAGAATGCAAAGCTTGCCAGGAGAGTTTTACGGGTGTACCGAGTTTCCATAAACACTATCACTCACGACACTGTACACTGGAACCCTGCATGAGCTCCAGGACCTGCAAGAAAGGCATGAAAGCAGAACCCaccactgtaaaaatactccatgcTGTGGAGATCAAACCAGACAAAAATG AGAGTGAAGACGAAACACGGGGGGAGGTTCTGAACATCTATCAAGCCAGCAAAGAGAGTGAAGCAAAT ATggttcagatgaggagatga
- the bag2 gene encoding BAG family molecular chaperone regulator 2, whose amino-acid sequence MAQAKIQAKMNEAPCSKFSRTLSMADRSGRLLESLDQLETRVEALREAASAMEQERECILEMIQSIQNSQEIRNICAGEREELNLTANRLMGRTLSVEISVGTIRNSQQEEALQKARSIIDEIVKKLLDDMDGGRQQLLALHAACVTEATPVPINQKFQALVISCALEDQKKIKQRLETLLRNVENAVKNIKIMDHQKLEDPQANGSQ is encoded by the exons ATGGCTCAAGCAAAAATCCAGGCGAAAATGAACGAAGCTCCCTGCAGCAAGTTCAGCAGGACGCTGTCCATGGCAGATCGCTCCGGACGACTCCTGGAAAGTTTGGATCAGCTGGAAACCAG GGTGGAGGCTTTACGCGAGGCAGCATCGGCCATGGAGCAGGAAAGGGAGTGCATCCTGGAAATGATTCAGTCCATACAGAACAGTCAAGAGATACGCAACATCTGTGCTG gggagagagaggagttaAATTTAACCGCCAATCGTCTAATGGGCCGAACGCTGTCTGTGGAGATCTCTGTTGGCACAATCAGAAACTCCCAGCAGGAGGAGGCGCTGCAAAAGGCCAGATCTATAATAgatgaaatagtgaaaaagttACTGGATGACATGGACGGTGGCCGGCAGCAGCTGCTGGCTCTGCACGCGGCCTGTGTGACTGAGGCGACGCCCGTCCCCATCAACCAAAAGTTTCAGGCCTTAGTGATCAGCTGCGCCCTGGAAGACCAGAAGAAGATCAAGCAGAGGCTGGAGACTTTGTTGAGGAACGTCGAAAATGCTGTAAAGAACATCAAGATTATGGATCACCAAAAACTGGAGGACCCGCAAGCCAATGGCAGTCAATAG